One genomic segment of Candidatus Equadaptatus faecalis includes these proteins:
- a CDS encoding TolC family protein, with protein sequence MKKRIILTAVLLLAAVSSAGAAELTLAECIETAVKNHPDLAASEARVDSAKAGISQAKAGAQPQVDLNSGYTRGNSPLEDETTRGNYNTGVTLSQLITDSGKTKLRIKKAQQTTDASKEDLAEKRNEIVRSVSDAYYSLNSTVRGCEVAQTRYDNYAKRLDWANAYYKAGKKPKIEVTRAEADLASAKLALITSKTDVQVARAELASAMGDAQLKIESVRDELEYEDWNISEDEAIKTALAARPELIAKAKRVEAVKSELGIQQKGMSPTVSLGGGYTLSGSAPADDKDWNARLTLSLPLTDGGATNSRIAQARADLKAAEAEQKSLQNAVVLEVRTAWQSMIKAKESIVSAKEAERKEKENHELAAKRYEAGVGNSLEISDAVDSYALSQAKTILALYGGKSSQLTLLKAIGGKR encoded by the coding sequence ATGAAAAAACGAATAATCTTAACGGCAGTCCTTCTGCTGGCGGCAGTTTCATCAGCCGGCGCGGCAGAACTGACGCTCGCCGAATGTATTGAAACAGCGGTTAAAAATCATCCAGACCTTGCCGCGTCAGAAGCCAGGGTTGACTCCGCCAAAGCGGGCATAAGCCAGGCAAAAGCAGGAGCCCAGCCGCAGGTTGACCTGAACAGCGGCTATACGCGGGGAAATTCGCCGCTTGAGGACGAAACCACCCGCGGAAACTACAACACTGGCGTCACGCTTTCGCAGCTCATCACCGACTCGGGCAAAACGAAACTGAGAATTAAAAAAGCGCAGCAGACGACGGACGCAAGCAAAGAAGACCTTGCCGAAAAACGCAACGAAATAGTCCGCAGTGTCTCCGACGCGTATTACAGCTTAAACAGCACAGTCCGCGGCTGTGAAGTGGCGCAGACACGCTACGACAACTACGCAAAAAGACTTGACTGGGCAAATGCCTATTACAAGGCGGGCAAAAAGCCGAAAATTGAAGTTACCAGAGCTGAAGCAGACCTCGCAAGCGCAAAGCTCGCGCTGATAACCTCAAAAACGGATGTGCAGGTAGCCAGAGCGGAGCTTGCCTCAGCCATGGGCGACGCTCAGCTGAAAATAGAATCGGTCAGGGATGAGCTTGAATACGAGGACTGGAACATCTCCGAAGACGAAGCGATAAAAACCGCTCTTGCCGCCAGACCGGAACTCATTGCCAAAGCCAAAAGAGTGGAAGCGGTGAAATCCGAACTCGGCATACAGCAGAAAGGCATGTCGCCTACGGTCTCTCTCGGCGGAGGCTATACGCTCTCCGGAAGCGCACCGGCTGACGACAAAGACTGGAACGCAAGACTGACGCTTTCGCTTCCTCTCACGGACGGCGGCGCGACAAACAGCAGAATTGCCCAGGCAAGAGCAGACCTAAAGGCTGCCGAAGCCGAACAGAAATCGCTGCAGAACGCAGTTGTGCTTGAAGTCCGCACAGCATGGCAGAGCATGATAAAGGCAAAAGAAAGCATAGTTTCCGCAAAAGAAGCCGAACGCAAGGAAAAAGAAAACCACGAGCTTGCGGCAAAGCGCTACGAAGCGGGAGTCGGAAACAGCCTTGAAATATCCGACGCGGTTGACAGCTACGCGCTGTCACAGGCAAAAACAATACTTGCACTTTACGGCGGAAAGAGTTCACAGCTTACGCTGCTCAAAGCGATAGGAGGCAAAAGGTAA
- a CDS encoding HAMP domain-containing histidine kinase — translation MKRSLRSKLLLQYTALVLVCMLVIPAFVAGQMGRQFHKFSAERFAEDRQQLVEMIQGSIVSGNNGKDLQNEILRWPVVSAKVYGADGAELFELRHVSHRRKTGTAAQRGFKGRLQTETVELLAGNGTKIGSVKLEILPFKISREGFFLKKFKRNLELWIVIMLVLAALFAVYMTEKIIRPVLEAAKRAEMISKGSFPAEKSAGSDIKEIQQLTDSVDRLGCELAEQENLRRRLMSDIAHELRNPVTVVKAHLEAFEDGVWEPTHDRIALTRSEIDRLSLLIKEVEKLTVLEKADTALVLSNTDLSLLAEECAQSFDPLFENKGVELKREIDKGAELALDAAKIRQIMENLLSNALRYTDKGGTVLLSLKKHDGRTELSVKDSGIGISAEDLPNVFERFYRTDKSRARESGGMGIGLAVVKAIVEAHGAKIRAESAEGKGSCFTIVFEAQKYCRSGAEQ, via the coding sequence ATGAAACGCTCGCTGAGATCAAAACTGCTGCTTCAATATACTGCGCTCGTGCTGGTCTGCATGCTTGTAATTCCCGCGTTTGTCGCAGGGCAGATGGGCAGGCAGTTCCACAAATTCAGCGCCGAACGCTTTGCGGAAGACAGACAGCAGCTTGTTGAAATGATACAGGGCAGCATTGTCTCGGGAAACAACGGTAAAGATTTGCAGAACGAAATTCTTCGCTGGCCGGTTGTTTCAGCGAAGGTGTACGGCGCTGACGGGGCGGAACTTTTTGAACTCAGACACGTGTCGCACCGCAGAAAAACAGGCACGGCAGCGCAGCGCGGCTTTAAAGGCAGACTGCAGACGGAAACGGTTGAACTGCTTGCCGGAAACGGAACAAAAATAGGAAGTGTGAAACTTGAAATTCTTCCGTTCAAGATAAGCAGGGAAGGCTTCTTCCTGAAAAAATTTAAAAGAAATCTGGAACTGTGGATAGTTATAATGCTTGTTCTGGCAGCATTATTCGCGGTTTACATGACAGAAAAAATAATCCGTCCGGTGCTTGAAGCCGCAAAACGGGCGGAAATGATAAGCAAAGGAAGTTTTCCGGCGGAAAAAAGCGCCGGTTCTGACATAAAAGAAATACAGCAGCTTACGGACAGCGTTGACAGACTCGGCTGCGAGCTTGCAGAGCAGGAAAACCTGCGCAGACGGCTTATGAGCGACATAGCGCACGAGCTTCGCAACCCCGTAACGGTTGTCAAAGCGCACCTTGAAGCGTTTGAAGACGGCGTATGGGAGCCTACGCACGACAGGATAGCGCTAACGCGCTCGGAAATCGACAGACTTTCGCTGCTCATCAAGGAAGTTGAAAAGCTGACAGTGCTTGAAAAAGCGGATACGGCGCTGGTTTTGTCAAATACAGACCTTTCGCTGCTTGCGGAAGAGTGTGCGCAGAGCTTTGACCCGCTGTTTGAAAACAAAGGCGTTGAACTTAAAAGAGAAATTGACAAAGGTGCGGAACTGGCGCTTGACGCGGCGAAAATACGCCAGATTATGGAAAATCTGCTCTCAAACGCGCTTCGCTACACGGACAAAGGCGGTACGGTGCTGCTCTCGCTGAAAAAGCATGACGGACGTACAGAACTGTCCGTGAAAGACAGCGGCATAGGCATCTCTGCGGAAGATCTGCCCAACGTATTTGAACGCTTCTACCGCACGGACAAATCCCGTGCGAGAGAAAGCGGAGGAATGGGAATAGGGCTTGCCGTTGTCAAAGCCATTGTTGAAGCGCACGGCGCAAAAATCCGCGCCGAAAGCGCAGAGGGAAAAGGAAGCTGTTTCACGATTGTTTTTGAAGCGCAAAAATATTGCCGCTCAGGCGCAGAACAGTAA
- a CDS encoding response regulator transcription factor — protein MKILIVEDERAIAEVEKAYMEKDGYTADIAGDGLKGLEMFAAENYDLVILDLMLPGMSGVDVCRAIRMKSQVPIIMVTARSGEDDVVSGLDAGASDYVIKPFSPRVLMARVRANTRKEADSSEPQIIRVGNSLTVDTKNFTVTKNGEEIAFTRNEFMIFSKMAAKPEKIWSRDDIITHALGYEYDGFERSIDSYIKNIRKKLADPEHENGYIKTVHGFGYKVSEQ, from the coding sequence ATGAAGATACTTATTGTTGAGGACGAAAGGGCTATCGCCGAAGTTGAAAAAGCCTACATGGAAAAGGACGGCTATACGGCGGACATCGCCGGAGACGGGCTTAAAGGGCTTGAAATGTTTGCGGCAGAGAACTACGACCTTGTAATACTTGACCTTATGCTTCCGGGTATGTCCGGCGTTGACGTTTGCAGGGCAATCCGCATGAAATCACAGGTTCCGATTATCATGGTCACTGCCCGCAGCGGAGAAGACGACGTTGTTTCGGGGCTTGACGCAGGTGCCTCCGATTACGTCATAAAACCGTTCAGTCCGCGGGTTCTCATGGCACGTGTCCGTGCCAACACAAGGAAAGAAGCGGACAGCTCTGAGCCGCAAATCATACGCGTCGGAAACTCCCTGACCGTTGACACGAAAAATTTCACCGTAACCAAAAACGGAGAAGAAATAGCATTTACCAGAAACGAATTTATGATTTTCTCCAAAATGGCTGCCAAGCCTGAAAAAATATGGAGCAGGGACGACATTATAACCCACGCTCTCGGCTACGAATACGACGGTTTTGAACGTTCAATAGACAGCTATATCAAAAACATAAGAAAAAAACTCGCCGATCCCGAACATGAAAACGGCTACATAAAAACTGTTCACGGTTTCGGCTACAAGGTGTCCGAACAATGA
- a CDS encoding DUF883 family protein, producing the protein MTEANGAVVKIEELKEEINELKEEIAEKTCAMSENAAVNCEKLKEAIEDKTGEIIEAVKPYIEEGKKRTEEAAEQLGETIKEKPLASVGIAFAAGVLLAKLFRRR; encoded by the coding sequence ATGACGGAAGCAAACGGAGCAGTTGTAAAAATCGAAGAACTTAAAGAAGAAATCAACGAACTCAAAGAAGAGATAGCCGAAAAAACGTGCGCAATGTCTGAAAACGCGGCTGTCAACTGCGAAAAACTCAAAGAGGCGATAGAAGACAAAACCGGCGAAATCATCGAAGCGGTCAAGCCCTATATCGAAGAAGGCAAAAAGAGAACGGAAGAAGCTGCGGAACAGCTCGGCGAAACGATTAAGGAAAAACCGCTTGCGTCCGTAGGCATCGCTTTCGCAGCCGGGGTACTTCTTGCAAAGCTTTTCAGACGCCGTTAA
- a CDS encoding prolipoprotein diacylglyceryl transferase produces the protein MYPVLFRIGSFEARSYYVLWAFALLLFLRCTFARCTKRYGADPQTAMSALLWVYCCAIGGAVLGGVLEKLPLVLSGNESVKILLHGGASSGFGILSGGIAGILRLRGEKFTVSAFADAASLPVSAMLSVGRIGCLLEGCCKGIVIEKRWYALHFPQDVPGVFRFPSQTLEAFACALIFLCLCFAGKKLSGRYKGAVLFPLFLILYGAYRLFLDAFREPSQFAAFKSAQPLSLAALLTGVCWLVSSLRKSKDKNC, from the coding sequence ATGTATCCCGTACTTTTCAGAATCGGTTCTTTTGAAGCCCGCAGTTACTATGTGCTGTGGGCTTTTGCTTTGCTTCTGTTTCTGCGTTGTACCTTTGCCCGCTGTACGAAAAGGTACGGAGCGGATCCTCAGACGGCAATGTCCGCGCTTCTCTGGGTGTACTGCTGCGCGATTGGAGGAGCAGTCCTCGGCGGCGTTCTGGAAAAACTGCCGCTTGTGCTTTCCGGCAATGAATCTGTTAAAATTCTGCTGCACGGAGGGGCTTCCTCCGGTTTCGGCATTTTAAGCGGCGGCATAGCCGGAATTTTAAGGCTTCGCGGTGAAAAATTTACCGTCAGCGCATTTGCCGACGCCGCGTCGCTTCCGGTTTCGGCAATGCTTTCTGTCGGGCGTATCGGCTGTCTGCTTGAGGGGTGCTGCAAGGGAATTGTCATTGAAAAACGCTGGTATGCACTGCATTTTCCGCAGGATGTGCCGGGCGTTTTCCGTTTTCCGTCGCAGACTCTTGAAGCCTTTGCCTGTGCGCTGATTTTTCTGTGTCTCTGTTTTGCAGGGAAAAAACTTTCGGGCAGATACAAAGGGGCTGTTCTGTTCCCGCTTTTCCTTATTCTGTACGGGGCGTACAGACTGTTTCTTGACGCTTTCCGCGAGCCGTCGCAGTTTGCCGCGTTCAAGAGCGCACAGCCTCTTTCCCTGGCGGCTCTCCTTACAGGCGTCTGCTGGCTTGTATCAAGCCTGAGAAAAAGCAAGGACAAAAACTGCTGA
- a CDS encoding KH domain-containing protein: MEKYREQVPMPEIESKIFECSSEEEAKEKAAEFWGVQPEDIKTEILSEDKKLFGLLGTKLRIEARTIAPVSYIQSCYFVNEILAKMDVDLVPELDEDGIVNLVGEDQGVVIGRYGETLKALEYLTNLVCHEDLSTRRIRFDCGGYRDKRTHTLTRLAISLAREAVKKGAPVSLDPMTSWERRIVHIALRGNDEVETKSVGTEPDRHVTINPVGFSAKRAPHRHRR, from the coding sequence ATGGAAAAATATCGCGAACAGGTTCCAATGCCTGAAATAGAGAGCAAAATTTTTGAATGTTCCAGCGAGGAAGAAGCAAAGGAAAAAGCTGCTGAATTCTGGGGCGTGCAGCCTGAGGACATTAAGACGGAAATTCTTTCGGAAGACAAGAAACTTTTCGGGCTTCTCGGAACAAAGCTCAGGATTGAAGCCAGAACAATAGCTCCTGTTTCATACATTCAGTCCTGCTATTTCGTGAACGAAATACTTGCGAAAATGGACGTGGACCTCGTGCCGGAGCTTGACGAAGACGGTATCGTCAATCTTGTCGGTGAAGATCAGGGCGTAGTAATCGGACGTTACGGCGAAACGCTCAAAGCGCTTGAATATCTTACGAACCTTGTCTGCCACGAGGACCTTTCTACCCGCCGCATCCGTTTTGACTGCGGGGGCTACAGGGACAAGAGAACACACACTCTCACCCGCCTTGCAATTTCGCTTGCACGCGAAGCGGTCAAAAAAGGCGCTCCTGTCAGCCTCGATCCGATGACAAGCTGGGAACGCCGTATCGTACACATAGCGCTGCGCGGCAATGACGAAGTGGAAACAAAATCAGTAGGTACAGAGCCTGACCGGCACGTTACAATCAACCCTGTTGGTTTTTCTGCAAAACGCGCTCCGCACAGACACCGCCGTTAA
- a CDS encoding membrane protein insertase YidC, with amino-acid sequence MGSLWNGAADLLKLFLEQFYKLTGSYGTSIVILTVIIRLLLYPLNKKQLVSMQAMQKIQPRLKMLQEKYGDDKQKLGEETMQLYREYKVNPAAGCMPMLVQLPILILLFQVLRKHDFGDAAYLGIFKLSTSAVNGLSQACGGPATERLVDAVKAVFANPAGLSNFSLYAGNVFLIIAIVFLTWLQQKMSTGDNPQMATMNTVMPIFMAWICLSMPGGVMIYWGLSTLVGVVQQYYVVKNTKIEMANKPSLHKNKPVVEVVEDDDEYEWVEVEDDEE; translated from the coding sequence ATGGGTTCACTTTGGAACGGGGCAGCAGATCTTCTTAAGCTGTTCCTCGAACAGTTCTACAAGCTCACAGGTTCTTACGGTACGTCGATTGTTATTTTGACGGTTATTATCAGACTGCTGCTTTACCCGCTTAACAAAAAACAGCTGGTAAGCATGCAGGCAATGCAGAAAATTCAGCCCAGGCTGAAAATGCTTCAGGAAAAATACGGCGACGACAAGCAGAAGCTCGGCGAAGAAACGATGCAGCTTTACAGGGAATACAAGGTTAATCCCGCCGCCGGCTGTATGCCGATGCTTGTTCAGCTGCCGATCCTAATTCTGCTTTTCCAGGTGCTCAGGAAACATGATTTCGGCGATGCGGCGTATCTCGGGATTTTCAAGCTCAGCACCTCGGCTGTCAACGGACTTTCTCAGGCATGCGGCGGCCCCGCTACGGAAAGACTCGTTGATGCCGTTAAAGCAGTTTTCGCAAATCCTGCCGGACTTTCAAACTTCTCACTGTATGCGGGCAACGTATTCCTTATCATTGCCATAGTTTTCCTTACATGGCTGCAGCAGAAGATGTCAACGGGCGATAATCCGCAGATGGCTACAATGAACACGGTTATGCCGATATTTATGGCGTGGATCTGCCTTTCAATGCCCGGAGGCGTTATGATTTACTGGGGTCTCTCAACGCTTGTCGGCGTTGTTCAGCAGTATTATGTCGTGAAGAATACCAAAATTGAAATGGCAAACAAACCGTCGCTCCACAAAAACAAACCGGTCGTTGAAGTTGTCGAGGACGACGACGAATACGAGTGGGTTGAAGTTGAAGACGATGAAGAATAG
- the yidD gene encoding membrane protein insertion efficiency factor YidD — MKLKEVPAETAVFFVRMYRAAVSPLLGGGKCRFCPTCSEYAVEAFREYGFCLGFLLAARRLLRCGPWSSGGYDPLPDREEIKRIWLGRLFKPRKDG, encoded by the coding sequence ATGAAGCTTAAGGAAGTTCCGGCGGAAACCGCTGTTTTCTTTGTCAGAATGTACCGCGCGGCAGTTTCGCCGCTTTTGGGCGGCGGCAAGTGCCGTTTTTGTCCGACCTGCTCTGAGTATGCCGTTGAGGCGTTCAGGGAATACGGCTTTTGCCTCGGATTTCTTCTTGCGGCGCGCAGACTGCTGCGCTGCGGGCCGTGGAGCAGCGGAGGATATGATCCTCTCCCTGACAGGGAGGAGATTAAAAGGATTTGGTTGGGAAGACTCTTCAAACCTCGAAAGGATGGGTAA
- the rnpA gene encoding ribonuclease P protein component, with protein sequence MKFRFPSEARLKSPRQFDLVFRTGRRQTGGLVRLLFLDGYDGETKFGVAVSKKIANAVGRVRGRRMLRESLRRLRPWTKKGCWIVVSLRDTALESSAKDVYYDVARLMKRAGLMTDDWQGADWDADSAHEA encoded by the coding sequence GTGAAGTTCAGATTCCCGTCTGAAGCCCGTTTAAAAAGCCCAAGACAGTTTGATCTTGTTTTTCGCACCGGACGTCGTCAAACCGGCGGGCTGGTGCGTTTATTGTTTCTGGACGGGTATGACGGTGAAACAAAGTTCGGCGTGGCGGTAAGCAAAAAGATAGCCAACGCCGTAGGACGTGTCAGGGGACGCCGTATGTTGAGAGAGTCTTTAAGGCGTCTCAGACCGTGGACAAAGAAGGGCTGTTGGATTGTCGTGTCGCTGCGTGATACGGCGCTGGAGAGTTCCGCAAAGGACGTGTATTATGACGTTGCGCGTCTTATGAAAAGAGCGGGGCTTATGACCGACGACTGGCAGGGAGCTGACTGGGACGCTGATTCGGCGCATGAAGCTTAA
- the rpmH gene encoding 50S ribosomal protein L34, giving the protein MKRTYQPHNTRRKRAMGFLVRSASASGRRILRNRRRKGRARLAV; this is encoded by the coding sequence GTGAAACGTACATATCAGCCGCATAACACCAGACGCAAACGCGCAATGGGTTTCCTCGTTCGCTCGGCTTCAGCAAGCGGACGCCGTATTCTGAGAAACCGTCGCCGCAAAGGCAGAGCACGTCTTGCCGTCTAA
- the rpsT gene encoding 30S ribosomal protein S20, giving the protein MPNNKSAKKRVLIAERNRIYNRFWKTRCKNAVKKVLDAVEAKDAELAKQRFDLAQGVLDKAVVKGVVHRNTAARRKAGMAAKLKTLA; this is encoded by the coding sequence ATGCCCAACAACAAATCAGCCAAAAAGCGCGTTCTCATCGCAGAAAGGAACCGTATTTACAACCGCTTCTGGAAAACGCGCTGCAAAAATGCTGTCAAAAAAGTTCTTGATGCAGTAGAGGCAAAAGACGCTGAACTCGCAAAACAGCGCTTCGACCTTGCGCAGGGAGTTCTTGACAAAGCAGTGGTTAAAGGTGTCGTACACCGTAATACCGCAGCACGCCGCAAAGCCGGCATGGCAGCTAAGCTTAAAACACTTGCTTAA
- a CDS encoding four helix bundle protein, with product MADENNPLGYKSENFAVRIIKLCDMLYTKNNGVLARQLLRSGTSIGANVAEGQAGQSVPDMLSKFKIAEKEARESKYWLKLLLRSNGISKETYVGFVCELDEIISMLVASCCTLSAKKGNLSS from the coding sequence ATGGCTGACGAAAATAATCCGCTTGGGTACAAATCGGAAAATTTTGCGGTAAGAATAATAAAATTATGTGATATGTTGTACACAAAGAATAATGGTGTTTTGGCAAGACAGCTCTTGCGTTCGGGAACGAGCATAGGAGCAAATGTCGCAGAGGGTCAGGCAGGGCAGTCTGTTCCGGATATGTTGTCTAAATTCAAGATTGCCGAAAAGGAAGCCCGTGAAAGCAAATACTGGCTGAAACTGCTTCTAAGAAGCAATGGAATATCGAAGGAAACGTACGTTGGTTTTGTTTGTGAACTTGATGAAATTATCAGTATGCTTGTAGCAAGCTGCTGTACATTGTCTGCGAAGAAAGGCAACTTATCAAGTTAA
- the pfkA gene encoding 6-phosphofructokinase: protein MKKLAVLTSGGDAPGMNAAIRSVVRSALYNNMEVTGIMNGYQGLLNGDFMPMSKGSVGGILLHGGTILRTARCLEFMKPEGIDMGVEMLRKNGIDALVVIGGDGSFHGAKGIADRGFPVAGVPATIDNDMGGTDYTIGFDTACNTALECVARLRDTASSHDRLFIVEVMGRNAGYIALQTGIACGAEYIVIPEKPVDIEHICSKLDYSRKRGKSHSIIITAEGACSAQKLCDELKGREDYDPRTIVLGHLLRGGHPTCMDASIAARLGAASVEHLIEGNSGFMAGMVNGSVKFSPLEKAWEDKGDIDENIMRLLSILSI, encoded by the coding sequence CTGAAAAAACTTGCGGTTCTGACAAGCGGCGGAGACGCGCCGGGAATGAACGCGGCAATTCGTTCGGTTGTACGCTCCGCTCTTTACAATAATATGGAAGTAACCGGTATTATGAACGGATATCAGGGGCTGCTTAACGGAGATTTTATGCCTATGTCAAAGGGTTCCGTGGGCGGTATTCTGCTGCACGGCGGGACAATTCTCCGTACTGCGCGGTGTCTTGAGTTCATGAAGCCTGAAGGTATTGACATGGGCGTTGAAATGCTGAGAAAGAACGGTATAGACGCGCTGGTGGTAATCGGCGGCGACGGTTCTTTCCACGGGGCAAAAGGCATTGCCGACAGAGGTTTTCCTGTCGCCGGCGTTCCCGCAACCATTGACAATGACATGGGCGGTACTGATTATACGATAGGCTTTGATACGGCGTGCAACACGGCGCTTGAATGCGTTGCGCGTCTGCGCGATACGGCGTCAAGCCACGACAGGCTTTTTATTGTAGAGGTTATGGGCAGAAATGCCGGTTATATAGCGCTTCAGACAGGAATTGCCTGCGGTGCGGAATATATCGTTATACCGGAGAAGCCCGTTGATATAGAGCATATATGCAGCAAGCTTGACTACTCAAGAAAACGCGGCAAATCACACTCAATTATAATTACGGCTGAGGGCGCCTGCTCGGCGCAGAAGCTTTGCGACGAGCTGAAGGGCAGGGAAGATTACGACCCTCGCACGATTGTGCTGGGACATCTGCTGCGGGGCGGTCATCCCACCTGCATGGACGCTTCTATTGCCGCCCGTCTCGGAGCAGCTTCCGTAGAACATCTGATAGAAGGAAACAGCGGATTTATGGCAGGTATGGTGAACGGCTCCGTCAAATTTTCGCCGCTTGAAAAAGCATGGGAGGATAAAGGAGACATTGATGAGAATATCATGCGTCTGCTTAGTATTTTGAGTATATAA